From Blastochloris viridis, one genomic window encodes:
- a CDS encoding ISAs1 family transposase, protein MSLDGLSLDGLFVPEKSRLKVLLDHLSVIEDPREAWRVAHPLPEVLLLVVCGTLADCDDYEGIAEWGETHLSFLRRFLPYHHGVPGARWLTLLMNRIDPDLFAAAFTAWVRESWPDRPDLVAIDGKTSRRSHDRGAGKAPLHLVSAFATTRRLVLGQEAVADKSSETTAIPLLIERLAAAGGLDGTLISIDAIATNPTIATAIRGAKADYLLAVKANQPTLRAEIESFFAEAPAAETESVTDLDKGHGRIESRTVTVAREVDWLKGDRRFPGELRLPDVATIVRVASHAELADRGRFETRYYISSAALSATAAAEAVRSHWAIENSLHWVLDVTFGDDQSRLRTGHGARNMAVVRHFAFNLLRAVTDKKSLRLRRKRAGWDPEYCAQVLGHRAR, encoded by the coding sequence ATGAGCCTTGATGGCCTGAGCCTTGATGGCCTGTTCGTCCCCGAGAAGTCGCGCCTGAAGGTGCTGCTCGACCACCTGTCGGTGATCGAGGACCCACGCGAGGCGTGGCGGGTGGCTCACCCGCTGCCGGAGGTGCTGCTTTTGGTGGTGTGCGGCACCTTGGCGGACTGCGACGACTACGAGGGGATCGCCGAGTGGGGCGAGACGCATCTGTCGTTTCTGCGCCGCTTCCTGCCCTACCACCACGGGGTTCCGGGGGCGCGCTGGCTGACCTTGCTGATGAACCGCATCGACCCGGACCTGTTCGCGGCGGCGTTCACGGCGTGGGTTCGGGAGAGCTGGCCGGATCGCCCGGACCTGGTGGCGATCGACGGCAAGACCTCGCGGCGCAGCCACGACCGCGGGGCCGGCAAGGCGCCGCTGCATCTCGTTTCCGCCTTCGCCACCACGCGCCGTCTGGTGCTCGGCCAGGAGGCGGTCGCCGACAAGAGCAGCGAGACCACGGCGATCCCCCTCCTGATCGAGCGGCTCGCCGCCGCCGGCGGCCTCGACGGCACCCTGATCTCGATCGACGCCATCGCCACCAATCCGACCATCGCCACCGCCATCCGAGGCGCCAAGGCCGACTATCTGCTCGCCGTGAAGGCCAACCAGCCGACCCTGCGGGCCGAGATCGAGAGCTTCTTCGCCGAGGCGCCCGCGGCCGAGACCGAGAGCGTCACCGACCTCGACAAGGGCCATGGCCGCATCGAGAGCCGCACCGTCACGGTTGCCCGCGAGGTCGATTGGCTGAAGGGTGATCGGCGCTTTCCCGGCGAATTGCGGCTGCCCGACGTCGCCACCATCGTGCGCGTCGCATCGCACGCCGAACTCGCCGACCGCGGCCGCTTCGAGACCCGATACTACATCTCCTCGGCCGCGCTCTCGGCAACCGCCGCCGCCGAGGCCGTGCGAAGCCACTGGGCGATCGAGAACAGCCTGCACTGGGTCCTCGACGTCACCTTCGGCGACGACCAGTCCCGCCTGCGCACGGGACACGGCGCCAGGAACATGGCCGTCGTCCGCCACTTCGCCTTCAATCTCCTGCGCGCCGTCACCGACAAGAAAAGCCTCAGGCTCAGGCGAAAGCGCGCTGGCTGGGACCCCGAATACTGTGCTCAAGTCCTCGGACACAGGGCGCGTTAA